A genomic segment from Burkholderia plantarii encodes:
- a CDS encoding carboxymuconolactone decarboxylase family protein has product MARLPLHTVESAPEASRPFLEKALAANGYLPNLVASLANAPTALEAYLTVGGINGRSGLTLAEREVVQITAAAIHGCGFCVAGHTAVALKKAQLPAEVVEAIREQATIPDARLDAVAVLTRAVIATRGAVPDAARAAFLAAGFSDANALEVILGVSLATLCNFANNFAGNDLNPQLADYRWEPKARTA; this is encoded by the coding sequence ATGGCCCGTCTGCCGTTGCACACCGTCGAAAGCGCTCCCGAAGCGAGCCGCCCGTTCCTGGAAAAAGCGCTCGCCGCGAACGGCTATCTGCCGAACCTGGTCGCCTCGCTGGCCAACGCGCCCACCGCGCTCGAAGCGTACCTGACGGTGGGCGGCATCAACGGCCGCTCGGGCCTGACGCTGGCCGAACGCGAGGTGGTGCAGATCACGGCCGCCGCGATCCACGGCTGCGGCTTCTGCGTGGCCGGTCATACGGCCGTCGCGCTGAAGAAGGCACAATTGCCGGCCGAGGTGGTCGAGGCGATCCGCGAGCAGGCGACGATTCCCGACGCGCGGCTCGACGCCGTGGCCGTGCTCACGCGCGCCGTGATCGCGACGCGCGGCGCGGTGCCGGACGCGGCGCGCGCGGCGTTCCTCGCGGCCGGCTTCAGCGACGCGAACGCGCTGGAAGTGATCCTCGGCGTGAGCCTTGCCACGCTCTGCAACTTCGCGAACAACTTCGCCGGCAACGACCTGAATCCGCAACTCGCCGACTACCGCTGGGAACCGAAGGCCCGCACCGCATGA
- a CDS encoding AraC family transcriptional regulator → MLTTAERAADWLLSGLELRSTLFHAGRYCGTYLASTAGHQRASFHLVLQGECWLHLRATDTRPARSHRLVAGDAVFLLHDIAHCLSPDAAAPDERQFGARAGTMTSLEADASAGSVGLACGFFEFRSDLGDAIHGLLPDHILASHDDPRLAGARVVFDLIREEARRTPDAPSPLVDRLTDVLFFYALRTVASADDFAPGLWSVMRRAEFAPLVNAIVAEPGQAWTTTSMADFCHMSRARFCKQFADACGQPPAQFLALLRMKVAAEMLRHGASTWNAAEHVGYRSESAFAQAFKRVTGLQPGACRRERRHDAAVYAPVH, encoded by the coding sequence ATGTTGACCACCGCTGAACGCGCCGCCGACTGGCTGCTCTCCGGCCTCGAATTGCGCAGCACCCTGTTCCATGCCGGCCGGTATTGCGGGACCTATCTCGCGTCCACGGCCGGCCACCAGCGCGCGAGCTTCCACCTCGTGCTGCAGGGCGAATGCTGGCTGCACCTGCGCGCGACCGACACGCGCCCGGCGCGCAGCCACCGGCTCGTGGCCGGCGACGCGGTGTTCCTGCTGCACGACATCGCGCATTGCCTGTCGCCCGACGCGGCCGCGCCCGACGAGCGCCAGTTCGGCGCGCGCGCCGGCACCATGACCTCGCTCGAAGCCGACGCGTCGGCCGGCAGCGTGGGCCTGGCCTGCGGCTTCTTCGAATTCCGCTCCGACCTCGGCGATGCCATCCACGGCCTGCTGCCCGACCACATCCTCGCCAGCCACGACGATCCGCGCCTGGCCGGCGCGCGCGTGGTGTTCGACCTGATCCGCGAGGAGGCGCGCCGCACGCCCGACGCGCCCTCGCCGCTGGTCGACCGCCTGACCGACGTGCTGTTCTTCTATGCGCTGCGCACCGTGGCGAGCGCCGACGATTTCGCGCCCGGGCTCTGGTCGGTGATGCGCCGCGCCGAGTTCGCGCCGCTCGTGAACGCGATCGTGGCCGAGCCGGGCCAGGCCTGGACCACCACCTCGATGGCCGATTTCTGCCACATGTCGCGCGCGCGTTTCTGCAAGCAGTTCGCCGACGCCTGCGGCCAGCCGCCCGCGCAATTCCTCGCGCTGCTGCGCATGAAGGTGGCCGCCGAGATGCTGCGCCACGGCGCCTCGACCTGGAACGCGGCCGAGCACGTCGGCTACCGCTCCGAGTCGGCGTTCGCGCAAGCCTTCAAGCGCGTGACGGGCCTGCAGCCCGGCGCCTGCCGGCGTGAACGGCGCCACGACGCGGCGGTCTACGCGCCAGTCCACTGA
- a CDS encoding MAPEG family protein, with protein MIRSQLCLAIVALLPFVWTVCAKGRASYDNRAPRDYLAKLEGWRRRAAAAHQNAWEALALFTAALVVAWHDGANAARVDQLATAFVAIRVLHGIVYVANWAALRSLVWFAGMVCIVWLFFVAP; from the coding sequence ATGATCCGCTCGCAACTCTGCCTGGCCATCGTCGCGCTGCTGCCGTTCGTCTGGACCGTCTGCGCGAAGGGGCGCGCGAGCTACGACAACCGCGCGCCGCGCGACTACCTCGCGAAGCTCGAAGGCTGGCGCCGCCGCGCGGCGGCCGCGCACCAGAACGCCTGGGAGGCGCTCGCGCTGTTCACGGCGGCGCTGGTGGTGGCGTGGCACGACGGCGCGAACGCGGCGCGCGTCGATCAGCTGGCCACGGCGTTCGTCGCGATCCGCGTGCTGCACGGGATCGTCTATGTCGCGAACTGGGCGGCGCTGCGCTCGCTGGTCTGGTTCGCGGGCATGGTCTGCATCGTCTGGCTGTTCTTCGTCGCGCCTTGA
- a CDS encoding LysR family transcriptional regulator translates to MLRAGLSELTAFVAIADQRSFRAAARSLAVSPSALSHAMRSLEARLGVRLFNRTTRSVALTEAGEHLLRRVGPALSDLENAVDEVSTAQNRPTGSVRINASETSTRLLIRHVLPDFLLRYPEIHVEFVTDTRLIDIVAEGFDAGIRVLDDVPRDMIAVRFGPDMRFIAVASPAYLARHPVPERPADLMQHRCIRYRFESGAMFRWDFQLDGKTSSLDVHGPMTLGNLNSMIEAALAGIGVAWVPESQIAEHLASGRLIALLDAWSVPMPGLALYYPANRHPPAPLRLFTQAVRDWVAGEPP, encoded by the coding sequence ATGTTGCGAGCCGGGCTCTCCGAACTGACGGCGTTCGTCGCGATCGCCGACCAGCGCAGCTTTCGAGCGGCGGCGCGCTCGCTGGCCGTCTCGCCGTCGGCGCTGAGCCACGCGATGCGCAGCCTGGAAGCACGGCTCGGCGTGCGCCTGTTCAACCGCACGACGCGCTCGGTCGCGCTGACCGAGGCCGGCGAGCACCTGCTGCGCCGCGTCGGCCCGGCGCTGAGCGACCTCGAGAACGCCGTCGACGAAGTCTCCACCGCGCAGAACCGGCCCACCGGCTCGGTCCGGATCAATGCGTCGGAAACCTCCACGCGCCTCCTGATCCGCCACGTGCTGCCCGATTTCCTGCTGCGCTACCCGGAGATCCACGTCGAGTTCGTCACCGACACTCGGCTCATCGACATCGTCGCCGAAGGCTTCGATGCCGGCATCCGCGTGCTCGACGACGTCCCGCGCGACATGATCGCGGTGCGCTTCGGGCCGGACATGCGCTTCATCGCCGTGGCCTCGCCTGCCTACCTGGCGCGCCATCCGGTGCCGGAGCGGCCCGCCGACCTGATGCAGCACCGCTGCATCCGCTACCGTTTCGAGAGCGGCGCGATGTTCCGCTGGGATTTCCAGCTCGACGGCAAGACCAGCAGCCTCGACGTACACGGGCCGATGACGCTCGGCAACCTGAACTCGATGATCGAGGCCGCGCTGGCCGGCATCGGCGTGGCCTGGGTGCCCGAAAGCCAGATCGCGGAGCATCTGGCGAGCGGGCGGCTGATCGCGCTGCTCGACGCCTGGAGCGTGCCGATGCCGGGGCTCGCGCTCTACTACCCGGCCAACCGCCATCCACCCGCGCCGCTGCGCCTGTTCACGCAGGCGGTGCGGGACTGGGTGGCGGGCGAGCCGCCTTGA
- a CDS encoding aldo/keto reductase, protein MRTRTLGNGRLEVSAIGFGCMGLSFGYGPAVDRAHGIALIRAAFERGVTFFDTAEAYAQGENERLVGEALAPFREQVVIATKFGFIDGDPRQGLDSRPDTIRAVCEASLARLGVERIDLFYQHRVDPAVPIEDVAGTVKDLVREGKVAHFGLSEAGAQTIRRAHAVLPVAALQSEYSLWWREPEQAVLPVLDELGIGLVPFSPLGKGFLTGAIDATTRFDASDFRHVVPRFSEANRAANAGLVAALGAIADRKGATRAQIALAWLLAQRPSIVPIPGTTKSHRLDENVGAAGVTLDAADLERIGAMLREIEVVGERYPAQFQQRIDR, encoded by the coding sequence ATGCGGACACGCACACTGGGTAATGGCAGGCTCGAGGTTTCGGCGATCGGGTTCGGCTGCATGGGCCTGAGCTTCGGCTACGGCCCGGCCGTCGACAGGGCCCACGGCATCGCGCTGATCCGCGCCGCCTTCGAGCGCGGCGTCACCTTCTTCGACACCGCCGAGGCCTATGCGCAGGGCGAGAACGAGCGGCTGGTCGGCGAGGCGCTCGCACCGTTTCGCGAGCAGGTGGTGATCGCCACCAAGTTCGGCTTCATCGACGGCGACCCGCGGCAGGGCCTCGACAGCCGGCCCGACACGATCCGCGCCGTCTGCGAGGCGTCGCTCGCGCGGCTCGGCGTCGAGCGCATCGATCTGTTCTACCAGCATCGCGTCGATCCCGCCGTGCCGATCGAGGACGTGGCCGGCACCGTGAAGGATCTGGTGCGCGAAGGCAAGGTCGCGCACTTCGGCCTGTCCGAAGCGGGCGCGCAGACCATCCGGCGCGCGCACGCGGTGCTGCCGGTGGCGGCGCTGCAGAGCGAATACTCGCTGTGGTGGCGCGAGCCCGAGCAGGCGGTGCTGCCCGTGCTCGACGAACTCGGCATCGGCCTCGTGCCGTTCTCGCCGCTCGGCAAGGGCTTCCTGACCGGCGCGATCGATGCCACCACGCGTTTCGACGCCAGCGATTTCCGCCACGTCGTGCCGCGTTTCTCCGAGGCGAACCGCGCCGCGAACGCCGGGCTCGTCGCGGCGCTCGGCGCGATCGCCGACCGGAAGGGCGCCACGCGCGCGCAGATCGCGCTCGCCTGGCTGCTCGCGCAGCGTCCGTCGATCGTGCCGATTCCGGGCACGACGAAATCTCACCGGCTCGACGAGAACGTCGGCGCGGCCGGGGTGACGCTCGACGCCGCCGATCTCGAACGGATCGGCGCCATGCTGCGCGAGATCGAGGTGGTGGGCGAGCGCTATCCGGCGCAGTTCCAGCAGCGCATCGATCGCTGA